The proteins below come from a single Campylobacter sp. CCUG 57310 genomic window:
- a CDS encoding shikimate kinase, which yields MSSNLVLIGFMGVGKGTVARELCKKLKRLMLDTDDLIESSENLKIREIFETKGEEYFRKQERLVAKNLVANVQNCVIAGGGGFVNVKNLNKIGTVIYLKSSFDGIIKRIENSQNAQKKFAKRPLLKDRDKAKELFKTRKKIYEKKADITIDVEGKTPEKIAKEIIKKFKDRQKG from the coding sequence ATGAGCAGTAACTTAGTCTTAATCGGCTTCATGGGCGTTGGAAAAGGAACGGTTGCAAGGGAACTTTGCAAAAAATTAAAGCGACTCATGCTTGATACGGACGATCTTATCGAAAGTAGCGAGAATTTAAAAATTCGCGAAATTTTTGAGACAAAGGGCGAAGAGTATTTTAGAAAGCAAGAGCGATTAGTCGCTAAAAATTTAGTCGCTAACGTGCAAAACTGCGTGATAGCAGGCGGCGGAGGCTTCGTAAACGTTAAAAATTTAAACAAAATCGGCACTGTTATATATCTTAAATCAAGCTTTGATGGCATAATAAAGCGCATAGAAAATAGCCAAAACGCCCAGAAGAAATTTGCTAAACGTCCGCTTTTAAAAGATAGAGACAAAGCAAAAGAGCTATTTAAAACAAGAAAGAAAATTTACGAGAAAAAAGCCGATATCACCATCGATGTCGAAGGTAAAACCCCTGAAAAAATAGCAAAAGAGATTATTAAAAAATTTAAAGACAGGCAAAAAGGATAG
- the der gene encoding ribosome biogenesis GTPase Der: MQKIILVGKPNVGKSSLFNRLAKRRIAITSDVSGTTRDTNKAEITIDDKRCILVDSGGLDDSSELFRNVKEKTLKEAQNSDAIIYMVDGKNFPDDEDKAMFYALLKLNLPTALVVNKVDSKKDEQRAWEFDSFGAKDIFSISVTHNAGVDELSDWIYKHLKDEIRPDLDDDFDEFLENFDEEGEFSDTIQEQNFESKNIKVGIIGRVNVGKSSLLNALVKDARAVVSDVAGTTIDPVNETFVYEDRVIEFVDTAGIRKRGKIEGIERYALNRTESVLENTDIALLVLDSSEPLTELDERIAGLASKFNLGVIIVLNKWDKSEVEFDEMKKIIKDKFKFLTYAPIISVSALGGKRVHKIYSLIFEVYKNFTQKIQTSKLNELIEEATKIHPIPREKGKSVRIYYAVQFGFAPPKIALIMNRPRALHFSYKRYLTNKLRERFDLNGVPVVLIPKNRSSEEKDEQ; the protein is encoded by the coding sequence GTGCAAAAAATCATACTTGTCGGAAAGCCAAACGTAGGCAAAAGCTCGCTTTTTAATCGCTTGGCAAAAAGGCGCATAGCTATCACTTCAGACGTAAGCGGAACCACTCGCGACACGAACAAAGCCGAGATCACGATAGATGATAAAAGGTGTATTTTGGTAGATAGCGGCGGACTTGATGACAGTAGCGAGCTTTTTAGAAACGTTAAGGAAAAAACCCTCAAAGAGGCGCAGAATTCAGACGCGATTATCTACATGGTGGACGGCAAAAATTTCCCTGATGATGAAGATAAGGCTATGTTTTATGCGCTTTTAAAGCTAAATTTGCCGACCGCGCTTGTCGTAAATAAAGTAGATAGCAAAAAAGACGAGCAGAGAGCTTGGGAATTTGATAGCTTCGGCGCAAAAGATATCTTTAGCATATCCGTCACTCACAATGCGGGAGTGGATGAGCTTAGCGACTGGATTTATAAACACCTTAAAGACGAGATTAGGCCCGACTTGGATGATGATTTTGACGAATTTTTAGAAAATTTCGATGAAGAGGGCGAATTTAGCGATACTATCCAAGAGCAAAATTTCGAATCAAAAAATATAAAAGTAGGAATTATAGGCCGCGTAAATGTAGGCAAAAGCTCGCTTTTAAACGCTTTGGTTAAGGATGCAAGAGCCGTAGTGAGCGATGTGGCGGGCACTACCATAGATCCTGTAAATGAAACATTCGTTTATGAAGATAGAGTGATAGAATTTGTCGATACCGCAGGCATCAGAAAGCGCGGCAAGATAGAAGGCATCGAAAGATACGCGCTAAATAGAACCGAAAGTGTGCTTGAAAACACCGATATCGCTCTGCTTGTGCTTGACTCTAGCGAGCCTCTAACCGAGCTTGATGAGCGTATAGCAGGGCTTGCGAGCAAATTTAACCTCGGCGTGATAATCGTGCTAAACAAATGGGACAAAAGCGAAGTAGAGTTTGACGAGATGAAAAAAATCATCAAAGATAAGTTTAAATTTCTAACATACGCGCCGATAATCAGCGTTAGTGCACTTGGCGGCAAGAGAGTGCATAAAATTTACTCGCTCATTTTTGAAGTTTATAAAAATTTCACTCAAAAAATTCAGACTTCAAAGCTAAACGAACTCATTGAAGAAGCTACCAAAATCCACCCGATACCGCGTGAAAAAGGCAAGAGTGTTAGGATTTATTATGCCGTGCAGTTTGGCTTTGCACCGCCCAAGATAGCTCTTATCATGAATCGTCCGCGCGCGCTTCACTTTAGCTATAAACGCTATCTTACAAACAAACTGCGCGAAAGATTTGATCTAAACGGCGTTCCTGTCGTGCTCATACCAAAAAACAGAAGCAGCGAGGAAAAAGATGAGCAGTAA
- a CDS encoding DMT family transporter translates to MLHKFLMRHLGTYYMIIACMLFAITGALAKVISADMPSIEVVFFRNLIGLVMIVYSLYKKPAHQKGGHPYLLIFRGVIGTLALFAFFYNIAHINLGAAFTFSKTSPIFTALLAAMFMGEKLSSRGWMAIFIGFGGILLIIQPELGISKTDWLGIWSGVGAAMAYTSVRELKKSYDTRVIVFSFMGFGTALPIVFMALAEFIQIDGFEFLFSKFVLPDTKNIFLIVLMGVAGLYFQMYLTKAYAASKKAGTVAAVSYADVIFTIIIGYFMGDGLPNTVAFLGIILVILSGIIVVKEK, encoded by the coding sequence TTGTTGCATAAATTTTTAATGAGGCATTTGGGCACTTATTATATGATTATCGCTTGTATGCTTTTTGCGATAACGGGAGCTCTTGCAAAAGTAATAAGTGCCGATATGCCGTCTATCGAAGTTGTCTTTTTTAGAAATTTGATCGGTCTTGTGATGATCGTTTATTCGCTTTATAAAAAGCCTGCGCATCAAAAGGGCGGACATCCGTATCTGCTCATATTTAGAGGAGTTATCGGCACGCTTGCGCTCTTTGCGTTTTTTTATAACATCGCTCATATAAATTTAGGCGCGGCATTTACATTTTCTAAAACAAGCCCGATATTTACGGCACTTCTTGCGGCGATGTTTATGGGCGAGAAGCTAAGCTCGCGCGGATGGATGGCGATATTTATCGGATTTGGCGGGATTTTGCTTATCATACAGCCTGAGCTTGGTATCTCAAAGACCGATTGGCTTGGAATTTGGAGTGGAGTAGGGGCTGCGATGGCGTACACGAGTGTTAGAGAGCTTAAAAAGAGCTATGATACTCGCGTTATAGTCTTTTCTTTTATGGGGTTTGGCACGGCTCTTCCGATCGTTTTTATGGCTCTGGCGGAATTTATCCAGATAGATGGCTTTGAATTTTTGTTTTCCAAATTTGTACTGCCCGATACTAAAAATATCTTTTTGATCGTTTTAATGGGCGTTGCGGGGCTTTACTTTCAGATGTATCTTACTAAAGCTTATGCGGCAAGTAAAAAGGCCGGTACGGTTGCGGCTGTAAGCTATGCCGACGTCATCTTTACCATTATCATCGGATATTTTATGGGGGATGGGCTGCCAAACACGGTTGCATTTTTGGGTATAATTCTGGTAATTCTTAGCGGAATTATAGTGGTAAAGGAGAAATAA
- the kdsA gene encoding 3-deoxy-8-phosphooctulonate synthase, translating into MILIAGPCVIESEELVFDVAKRLVKFNEDNRIEFYFKSSFDKANRTSINSFRGPGLEKGCEILARVKKEFGFKILTDIHESYQAKPVAEVADVLQIPAFLCRQTDLLVAAAKTNSVVNIKKGQFLAASAMKHSVKKVLETRGVDGDGYEIAKQNGIWLTERGSTFGYGNLVVDMRNLVLMREFAPVIFDATHSVQMPSALGEKSGGDARFVPCLARAAASVGVDGFFYETHINPCEAMCDGPNMLNLDELDRVVEQTLKIQEILRG; encoded by the coding sequence ATGATACTAATAGCAGGGCCTTGCGTCATCGAGAGCGAAGAGCTTGTGTTTGACGTGGCAAAAAGGCTTGTGAAATTTAATGAAGATAATAGGATAGAGTTTTATTTTAAATCAAGTTTTGATAAGGCAAATCGCACGAGTATAAATAGCTTTCGCGGTCCCGGGCTTGAAAAGGGTTGTGAAATTTTAGCTCGTGTGAAAAAAGAATTCGGCTTTAAAATTTTAACGGACATTCACGAGAGCTATCAAGCTAAGCCTGTGGCTGAGGTTGCGGATGTGCTTCAAATTCCTGCGTTTTTATGTCGTCAGACAGACTTGCTTGTGGCTGCGGCCAAGACAAATTCGGTCGTAAATATCAAAAAAGGGCAGTTTTTAGCAGCAAGTGCGATGAAGCATTCGGTTAAAAAAGTGCTTGAAACTCGCGGTGTAGATGGCGACGGATATGAAATAGCTAAACAAAACGGAATTTGGCTAACGGAGCGTGGAAGCACTTTTGGATATGGAAATTTGGTCGTTGATATGAGAAATTTGGTTTTGATGAGAGAATTTGCACCTGTGATATTTGACGCTACGCATAGCGTTCAGATGCCTTCGGCTCTTGGTGAAAAGAGTGGCGGAGATGCAAGATTTGTGCCGTGTCTTGCAAGAGCGGCGGCAAGTGTGGGTGTGGACGGGTTTTTTTACGAGACGCATATAAATCCGTGTGAAGCGATGTGTGATGGACCAAATATGTTAAATTTAGACGAGCTGGATAGAGTTGTAGAGCAGACTTTAAAAATACAAGAAATTTTAAGGGGATAA
- the ribH gene encoding 6,7-dimethyl-8-ribityllumazine synthase: MNIIEGNLKLSGKEKIAIINARFNHIITDRLVEGARDAFLRHGGDEKNLSLILVPGAFEIPMALEKALESGKWDAICCVGAVIRGSTPHFDYVSAETTKGIANVTLKYGKPVTFGVLTVDSIEQAIERAGSKAGNKGFEAMSGAIELLNLYKNIKV; the protein is encoded by the coding sequence ATGAACATAATCGAAGGAAATTTAAAACTAAGCGGAAAAGAAAAAATCGCAATTATCAACGCGAGGTTTAATCACATCATTACCGATAGGCTTGTCGAAGGCGCTAGGGATGCATTTCTTCGACACGGCGGAGATGAGAAAAATTTAAGCCTTATTTTAGTTCCGGGAGCATTTGAAATCCCTATGGCTCTTGAAAAGGCACTTGAGAGCGGCAAATGGGACGCGATATGCTGCGTTGGAGCGGTTATTAGAGGCTCAACTCCTCATTTTGACTATGTTTCGGCTGAAACTACAAAAGGCATCGCAAACGTGACGCTTAAATACGGCAAGCCCGTAACATTTGGCGTGCTAACGGTAGATAGTATCGAGCAGGCCATTGAGCGAGCGGGCAGTAAAGCCGGAAATAAAGGCTTTGAAGCGATGAGTGGAGCGATAGAGCTTTTAAATTTATATAAAAATATAAAGGTTTAA
- the nusB gene encoding transcription antitermination factor NusB: MATRHQVRQAVISLLYAQEMGSEMSEFKDEFLEEKKIRNEQRNFTTSLYDGVNENLTALDELLNSHLKEYKIHEIGVVERAILRLGAYEMKFTDTDKAVVINEAIELAKELGSDSAPKFINGVLDAVRSDI, from the coding sequence ATGGCAACTCGTCATCAGGTTAGACAAGCCGTAATATCGCTGCTTTACGCTCAGGAGATGGGTAGCGAGATGAGTGAATTTAAGGATGAATTTTTAGAGGAAAAAAAGATAAGAAACGAGCAGAGGAATTTCACGACTTCGCTTTATGACGGCGTAAATGAAAATTTGACCGCTCTTGATGAGTTGCTTAACTCCCACTTGAAAGAGTATAAAATCCACGAAATCGGCGTTGTAGAAAGAGCGATACTTCGACTTGGCGCTTACGAGATGAAATTTACGGACACTGATAAAGCGGTCGTGATAAACGAGGCGATAGAGCTTGCCAAAGAGCTTGGCAGCGACTCTGCGCCAAAATTCATAAACGGCGTGCTTGATGCGGTAAGGAGTGATATATGA
- the pyrF gene encoding orotidine-5'-phosphate decarboxylase — MKLCVALDMATMEQNLALARELKGLDLWLKVGLRSYLRDGAKIIDDIKKIDDFKIFLDLKLHDIPNTMADAAEVIASLPVDMINVHASAGKRAMSEVMNRLNALKTRPIVLAVSALTSFSDNSFRIVYNDSIKDFVLKFCVSAYEAGLDGMVCSVFESNMIKDATSRFFLTLTPGIRPFNEEVNDQNRVADLEVAKQENSDFIVVGRPVYEDNNPREICERILAEIEIPREPA, encoded by the coding sequence ATGAAACTTTGCGTAGCGCTTGATATGGCGACGATGGAGCAAAATTTAGCTTTGGCTAGAGAGCTAAAAGGACTTGATTTATGGCTTAAAGTGGGGCTTAGAAGCTATTTAAGAGACGGAGCTAAGATAATTGACGATATAAAAAAGATTGATGATTTTAAAATTTTCTTAGATCTTAAGCTGCATGATATACCAAACACGATGGCCGATGCCGCGGAAGTGATAGCAAGCTTGCCTGTTGATATGATAAACGTGCACGCAAGTGCAGGTAAAAGGGCGATGAGTGAGGTTATGAACCGCTTAAATGCGCTTAAAACTCGCCCGATAGTTTTGGCTGTATCCGCACTTACAAGCTTTAGTGATAATTCGTTTAGGATTGTTTATAATGACAGCATTAAGGATTTTGTGCTCAAATTTTGCGTGAGCGCTTATGAGGCGGGGCTTGACGGTATGGTTTGCTCTGTTTTTGAAAGCAATATGATAAAAGACGCAACATCGCGATTTTTTCTGACGTTAACGCCGGGAATTCGTCCTTTTAACGAAGAGGTAAACGATCAAAATAGAGTTGCCGATCTTGAAGTTGCAAAGCAAGAAAATAGCGACTTTATCGTTGTTGGAAGACCGGTTTATGAAGATAACAATCCTCGCGAAATTTGTGAAAGAATTCTTGCCGAGATAGAGATACCTCGTGAGCCGGCTTAG
- a CDS encoding helix-hairpin-helix domain-containing protein, translating to MSRLRDIPYVGAATEADIIALGYTDIASLKGANAEDMYERTKALGRGSDRCILYVYRMICYYANTPNPDKSKLKWWFWKD from the coding sequence GTGAGCCGGCTTAGGGACATTCCTTATGTTGGAGCTGCTACCGAGGCTGATATTATAGCACTTGGGTATACCGACATCGCTTCACTAAAGGGCGCAAATGCAGAGGATATGTATGAGCGCACTAAAGCACTTGGACGAGGAAGCGACAGGTGTATACTTTATGTTTATCGTATGATATGTTACTATGCAAATACGCCAAATCCTGATAAGAGCAAGCTTAAATGGTGGTTTTGGAAGGATTGA
- a CDS encoding site-specific integrase: MNFKNYCDLYLKLGKDEWKYSTYSKNEGIVKNRLSCFFDYEIEDIKPSDIRVWINSIVDVGQKSKKHYLTALSGIFNLALQDELITKNPIIHIKKLSYQAPRIEPFTNSEVGAILRESKNYNFNFMLFIHLGFFTGMRTGEIIALKNSDIDLKNKIITINATRSRFGETTPKTKKSIRKIPILNYLYVILNDKFNTRAYETKEYLLETQYGLPYRDTYIFQHNFWKPILKKLNIRYRRPYTMRHTYATNMLHKNLVTPVELANLLGHSSTKMIYDVYVNYLNQNLDDFNRDISIYS; encoded by the coding sequence ATGAATTTTAAAAACTACTGCGATTTATATCTTAAATTAGGAAAAGACGAGTGGAAATACTCCACATACTCTAAAAATGAAGGCATAGTTAAAAATCGATTATCCTGCTTTTTTGATTATGAGATAGAGGACATTAAACCAAGTGATATAAGAGTTTGGATTAATTCGATTGTCGATGTAGGTCAAAAATCAAAGAAGCACTATTTAACCGCTTTAAGCGGTATTTTTAACCTTGCCTTACAAGATGAATTGATAACTAAAAATCCTATTATACATATTAAGAAGCTATCTTATCAAGCTCCAAGAATTGAGCCTTTTACAAATAGTGAAGTTGGGGCTATTTTAAGAGAAAGTAAGAATTATAACTTTAATTTTATGCTATTTATTCATCTTGGCTTTTTTACCGGTATGAGAACCGGTGAAATTATAGCTTTAAAAAATAGTGATATAGATTTAAAAAATAAGATAATAACAATTAATGCTACTAGGTCAAGATTTGGCGAAACTACACCAAAAACAAAGAAAAGTATAAGAAAGATACCTATACTTAATTATTTATACGTTATATTAAATGATAAATTTAATACTCGAGCATACGAAACTAAAGAATACTTATTAGAAACTCAATACGGCTTACCATACAGAGATACTTATATATTTCAGCATAATTTTTGGAAACCTATACTAAAAAAGCTAAATATAAGATATAGACGACCTTATACCATGCGTCATACTTACGCTACAAATATGCTTCATAAAAATTTAGTTACTCCGGTTGAACTTGCAAATTTATTAGGTCATTCATCTACTAAAATGATTTACGATGTCTATGTAAATTACCTTAATCAAAATTTAGATGACTTTAACCGAGATATAAGTATTTATTCTTGA
- a CDS encoding type II secretion system protein GspD, which translates to MKVLTKLLLLLISLSSFIKAETIYTDLLNFAELTSKFNNIVIVTDESIDGANYYFIYQKETNLSLSMFRKMLEAKGLYLYKKDNFYYITDKKLPDYDLRRIELNNYVIDDIKGIMNQFDVNATYSITSNSVFFRADDYIYDQIKQNVKHIDKALEQVQFKLTITETNLKDIKDMGTNLAALLKPINRGDLKYYINLITSPYITNSNIIKDNNTDFFGVLNFLESNGLTKIISSPFLTAKNHTEAYFSTVQNIPYLVSKTEISNAQKEKSDSYEYKDVGLKVKIKPIILKDHIDFDLHLILEDLLSNNTLTPITSKKELKSSYSLKRGDVLVLSGINKTTTQKQRNGVPFLKDIFILKYLFSVEQDQELSTVLTLTIQVI; encoded by the coding sequence ATGAAAGTGTTAACCAAACTTCTATTACTTCTAATTTCTTTAAGTAGCTTTATAAAAGCCGAAACAATCTATACTGATTTGTTAAACTTTGCAGAGCTTACAAGCAAATTTAACAATATAGTTATCGTAACCGATGAGAGCATAGACGGAGCAAATTATTACTTTATCTATCAAAAAGAGACAAATTTAAGTCTTTCCATGTTTAGAAAAATGCTTGAAGCTAAAGGACTTTATCTATATAAGAAAGATAACTTCTACTATATAACCGATAAAAAGCTGCCTGATTATGATTTAAGAAGAATAGAGCTAAATAACTATGTAATAGACGACATAAAAGGCATAATGAATCAGTTTGACGTAAATGCAACCTATTCTATTACTTCAAACTCCGTATTCTTTAGAGCAGATGATTACATATACGACCAAATAAAACAAAACGTAAAACATATCGATAAAGCACTCGAGCAGGTTCAATTTAAACTTACAATTACCGAAACAAACCTAAAAGACATTAAAGACATGGGCACAAATTTAGCTGCCCTACTTAAACCTATCAACAGAGGAGATTTAAAATATTATATCAACCTTATCACATCACCGTATATTACAAATTCAAACATCATTAAAGACAACAATACAGACTTTTTCGGGGTTTTAAACTTCCTTGAAAGCAACGGACTAACCAAAATCATATCATCACCATTTTTAACAGCTAAAAATCATACGGAAGCATACTTCTCTACCGTTCAAAACATTCCTTACCTAGTATCAAAAACAGAAATTTCAAACGCACAAAAAGAAAAATCGGACAGCTACGAATATAAAGACGTCGGACTTAAAGTTAAAATCAAACCTATCATACTTAAAGATCATATAGACTTTGATTTACATCTCATTTTAGAAGACTTACTATCAAACAATACATTAACCCCTATCACATCAAAGAAAGAGCTTAAAAGCTCTTATTCGCTTAAACGTGGCGATGTTTTAGTTCTATCAGGCATAAACAAAACAACCACACAAAAGCAAAGAAACGGTGTGCCATTTCTAAAAGACATATTTATCCTTAAGTATCTCTTTTCGGTCGAGCAAGACCAAGAATTAAGCACCGTTTTAACCTTAACGATTCAAGTTATTTAA
- a CDS encoding zonular occludens toxin domain-containing protein produces the protein MITYIVGNPGSGKTYYAVYKIYEYFIKESKDEKESKPDLLYCYTNINQFKFETDERLLKFEYDKFYSDMEILYALYLDKVSDEELNEKAKELKLHKAMFVFDECHNFLKSKKDPILVWWLTYHRHLYQEIFLITQDLSLVNPEYKRVAEQFFKAVDASKIFLKNKFKYVLYGSYRLFKKDIMNTIGIPYSQEVFNLYHSGNKSSTKSFVRKFLAIALFMFIMLSIFMYIFLQMLSPKSKSTEETKYISQPQSSHIIPESSSQPKQPDEPLQTLHYYNLTCIDEICRFKDEKYTFPYAYISYTLISSRPKYFYSNTKNKHFIEYFLVFDKPVLDELKNLKKGVSDESVNQTSITSNFFK, from the coding sequence ATGATAACTTATATTGTAGGCAATCCTGGAAGCGGTAAAACATATTACGCAGTTTATAAAATTTATGAGTATTTTATAAAAGAAAGTAAAGATGAAAAAGAGAGTAAGCCTGATTTGCTCTATTGCTATACCAATATTAATCAGTTTAAATTTGAAACCGATGAAAGATTACTTAAATTTGAATATGACAAATTTTACTCCGATATGGAAATTCTTTACGCTCTTTATCTTGATAAGGTAAGCGATGAAGAGCTAAACGAAAAAGCTAAAGAGCTAAAACTTCATAAAGCAATGTTTGTGTTTGATGAGTGTCATAACTTCTTAAAATCGAAAAAAGACCCTATTTTAGTTTGGTGGCTCACATATCATAGGCATTTATATCAAGAAATCTTTTTAATTACTCAAGATTTAAGCTTAGTTAATCCTGAATATAAAAGAGTAGCAGAGCAGTTTTTTAAAGCCGTTGACGCTTCAAAGATATTTTTAAAGAATAAATTTAAATATGTTTTATATGGCTCTTATCGTCTATTTAAAAAAGATATTATGAATACTATCGGTATTCCGTATTCTCAAGAAGTATTTAATCTATATCATTCAGGCAATAAATCATCTACTAAATCGTTTGTTAGAAAATTCTTAGCTATAGCTTTATTTATGTTTATTATGCTATCTATTTTTATGTATATATTTTTACAAATGCTATCCCCGAAATCTAAATCAACCGAAGAAACTAAATATATATCACAACCTCAATCATCACATATCATTCCTGAATCATCATCACAACCTAAACAACCAGACGAACCATTACAAACCCTACACTATTACAACCTAACTTGTATCGATGAAATTTGCAGATTTAAAGATGAAAAATATACATTCCCTTACGCATACATATCATATACATTAATATCATCACGTCCAAAGTATTTTTATTCAAACACAAAAAACAAGCACTTTATCGAATACTTTTTAGTATTTGATAAGCCCGTGCTTGATGAACTTAAAAATCTTAAAAAAGGTGTATCCGATGAAAGTGTTAACCAAACTTCTATTACTTCTAATTTCTTTAAGTAG
- a CDS encoding TetR/AcrR family transcriptional regulator → MDKKEIAKIIKKDVKTLYNWEKQNPTLYKIVSEYLSQKEKDPQETELMELFHKLNEKEKEYYIADMRLRILKKEVEQ, encoded by the coding sequence ATGGATAAAAAAGAAATTGCAAAGATTATAAAAAAAGACGTAAAGACGTTATATAACTGGGAAAAACAAAATCCAACACTATACAAAATTGTAAGTGAATATCTATCACAAAAAGAAAAAGACCCTCAAGAAACAGAATTAATGGAATTATTTCATAAATTAAATGAAAAAGAAAAAGAATACTACATAGCAGATATGAGATTAAGAATATTAAAAAAAGAAGTAGAGCAATAG
- a CDS encoding restriction endonuclease, giving the protein MPRIYKHKKENDLLSNITFVVIVLSIIFPILFALLPKLAVGLLLLTIWIIIYTINKNKIKKEEEILKKAFIKNDNEKIKQNVKEPILDINDFYEELKQKEINQYKYKIKKGKEYEYYILNFFKEKEYKVYPKGYIEGKKDEGIDLIAHKTNEILLIQCKNWINPPKQKDIKVFITDCEIYINKNQNKIKNKNIRKIFTTNCSKMDYGTKCFLNEYNSRNNIKIEYMIIKMK; this is encoded by the coding sequence GTGCCAAGAATATATAAACACAAAAAAGAAAATGATTTATTATCAAATATAACTTTTGTTGTAATAGTATTATCAATTATTTTTCCTATTTTATTTGCACTTTTGCCAAAACTAGCAGTAGGACTATTATTATTAACGATTTGGATAATAATATATACAATAAATAAAAATAAAATAAAAAAAGAAGAAGAAATTTTAAAAAAGGCATTTATAAAAAATGATAATGAAAAAATAAAACAAAATGTAAAAGAACCAATATTAGATATAAACGATTTTTATGAAGAATTGAAGCAAAAAGAAATAAATCAATATAAATATAAAATAAAAAAAGGAAAAGAATACGAATACTATATATTAAATTTCTTCAAAGAAAAAGAATATAAAGTTTATCCAAAAGGATATATAGAAGGTAAAAAAGATGAAGGAATAGATTTAATAGCGCATAAAACAAATGAAATTTTATTAATTCAATGCAAAAACTGGATAAACCCACCAAAACAAAAAGATATTAAAGTTTTTATAACAGACTGCGAAATATACATAAATAAAAATCAAAATAAAATTAAAAATAAAAATATAAGAAAAATTTTTACAACAAATTGCTCTAAAATGGATTACGGAACAAAATGTTTTTTAAACGAATACAACAGTAGAAATAATATAAAAATAGAATATATGATAATAAAAATGAAATAA
- the hutX gene encoding heme utilization cystosolic carrier protein HutX, producing the protein MKEKVKSLIEKNPKISLGEIGKELELKEMEVLLNLPCEFCKVADGDKFDEIIGEIGSWGEVLFVKNTPSFIIEFKTKIPSGQHAQGYYNFSMKESNFGGHLKASDIDRIFFVTQTFMGMLSKSVQFYDKNGENIFKLYIARDEKRNLLKCQEKAFEDLKGKF; encoded by the coding sequence ATGAAAGAAAAAGTAAAATCTCTAATCGAGAAAAATCCAAAAATTTCATTGGGCGAAATCGGCAAAGAGCTTGAGCTTAAAGAGATGGAAGTGCTTTTAAATTTGCCTTGTGAGTTCTGCAAAGTCGCCGACGGAGATAAATTTGATGAGATTATCGGCGAGATAGGAAGCTGGGGAGAAGTTTTGTTTGTTAAAAACACACCATCTTTCATAATAGAGTTCAAAACAAAAATTCCAAGCGGACAACACGCTCAGGGATATTATAATTTTAGTATGAAAGAGTCAAATTTCGGTGGACATTTAAAAGCAAGTGACATAGATAGGATATTCTTTGTGACCCAAACGTTTATGGGTATGCTCTCAAAATCGGTTCAATTTTACGATAAAAACGGAGAAAATATCTTCAAGCTTTATATCGCAAGAGATGAAAAAAGAAATCTTTTGAAATGCCAAGAGAAGGCTTTTGAGGATTTAAAAGGAAAATTTTAA